A stretch of Ranitomeya variabilis isolate aRanVar5 chromosome 3, aRanVar5.hap1, whole genome shotgun sequence DNA encodes these proteins:
- the LOC143815298 gene encoding uncharacterized protein LOC143815298 isoform X3 → MSDSLSLPPPLHVNGLYNAGLFSSPPPSLIFSGSRRCFCAVRIGSMADPLLEALRSRIDKEGSQPQHDSTLVTHAHVTHSHERRHDRRKRRRSYSASSSSPHSRRSHRTSDQHRRRSVHSHRRSSSRRYANSRSSRRRSPSSSYEMSSESASPDREIGPARVRRESQAASRVYSPVEQCAPPGASSQGLNFSSSSAGAGVPPSMGVPPPVVGSGFQEQFSQRSTGGLALPPFSLGNSGEQLMPLVRSSVVPSTWQSYGSGSPTVWLLGHSYIFWAGQRAEFRPGGRNLGFRGLNFSWRGIKGLQWPQVLPEIVDISKEARSPVVLVLHAGGNDLCSYKIAELITIMKSDISRFHSFFQELIFVWSEIVPRSVWHGARDGMAIERTRRTINARISKFVRERFGVVIRHKQLEGDNRALLRQDGVHLTDIGLDIFLSGLQDGIEQALLLMGGGRSHV, encoded by the exons ATGAGTGACTCACTatcccttccccccccccttcaTGTTAATGGGCTATATAACGCTGGGTTATTTTCCTCTCCCCCTCCTTCCCTCATTTTCAGTGGGTCCCGGAGGTGCTTTTGTGCTGTCCGGATAGGAAGCATGGCAGACCCTCTTTTGGAGGCCCTGCGGTCTAGAATTGACAAAGAAG GTTCGCAACCGCAGCATGACAGTACCTTAGTGACCCATGCTCATGTTACACATTCGCACGAAAGAAGACACGACAGGCGTAAGCGCCGTAGGTCGTACTCAGCATCTTCCTCGTCCCCTCATTCACGCCGTAGCCACCGTACGTCTGACCAGCATAGGAGGCGTTCGGTTCACTCACATAGGAGATCAAGTTCACGTAGATATGCTAATTCTCGGTCCTCGAGGCGACGCTCACCATCATCTTCATATGAGATGTCCAGCGAGTCTGCGAGTCCTGATAGAGAGATTGGACCTGCCCGGGTCAGAAGAGAGTCTCAGGCAGCATCAAGGGTTTACAGCCCGGTCGAGCAGTGTGCACCTCCCGGGGCTTCAAGCCAAGGTCTCAATTTTTCATCTTCGTCTGCTGGAGCCGGAGTTCCTCCATCTATGGGAGTCCCTCCTCCAGTTGTTGGTTCTG GTTTTCAAGAACAGTTTTCCCAGCGCTCAACCGGTGGGCTTGCCTTGCCCCCTTTCTCTTTGGGAAACAGTGGCGAACAGTTGATGCCTCTGGTCCGTTCTTCAGTTGTCCCATCAACATGGCAGTCTTACG GTTCGGGCAGTCCAACTGTGTGGCTGTTAGGCCACTCCTACATATTTTGGGCTGGTCAAAGGGCTGAATTCCGCCCAGGCGGTAGGAACCTAGGCTTTCGAGGCCTGAATTTTTCTTGGCGGGGGATAAAAGGCTTACAGTGGCCGCAAGTTTTGCCTGAAATAGTGGATATCTCCAAAGAAGCCAGGAGTCCGGTAGTTCTTGTTTTACACGCCGGCGGTAATGACTTGTGTTCTTACAAAATTGCGGAGTTAATAACAATAATGAAGTCAGATATATCCCGTTTTCACAGCTTCTTTCAAGAACTTATATTTGTTTGGTCGGAAATAGTTCCTCGGTCGGTCTGGCATGGTGCCAGAGACGGCATGGCTATAGAGCGCACCAGGAGAACAATAAATGCCCGGATTTCGAAATTTGTTAGGGAAAGGTTTGGTGTTGTTATAAGACATAAGCAATTAGAGGGGGATAACAGAGCACTGTTAAGGCAAGATGGTGTACATCTTACAGATATTGGCCTAGATATCTTTTTATCAGGGCTACAAGATGGAATTGAGCAGGCTCTTTTGttgatgggtgggggtcggagtcatgTGTAA
- the LOC143815298 gene encoding uncharacterized protein LOC143815298 isoform X1, translated as MSDSLSLPPPLHVNGLYNAGLFSSPPPSLIFSGSRRCFCAVRIGSMADPLLEALRSRIDKEGEQWWLSLVAGLNAHPSSPAGALLAQPPAADILLTAPTVKPSDPQVVTHQATTAVDGRGGRRSARRSRPPARLRESSPVLTGKSRQCHDRSRRPPTKLPPSHQLSAIVAGPCSRSDSPQAVLTPSALPRQPQQVPSSPCNTAVITAVHSEAPHSSSVPAVIAVGGNHSTQASGSSREQINPLPVSTKDVASQDLQKSVTSVHDIVSAAGVLQHFSAPAQVPQHYEALTPSAPMLFDTQLHSQRLPTVITTPIGSQPQHDSTLVTHAHVTHSHERRHDRRKRRRSYSASSSSPHSRRSHRTSDQHRRRSVHSHRRSSSRRYANSRSSRRRSPSSSYEMSSESASPDREIGPARVRRESQAASRVYSPVEQCAPPGASSQGLNFSSSSAGAGVPPSMGVPPPVVGSGFQEQFSQRSTGGLALPPFSLGNSGEQLMPLVRSSVVPSTWQSYGSGSPTVWLLGHSYIFWAGQRAEFRPGGRNLGFRGLNFSWRGIKGLQWPQVLPEIVDISKEARSPVVLVLHAGGNDLCSYKIAELITIMKSDISRFHSFFQELIFVWSEIVPRSVWHGARDGMAIERTRRTINARISKFVRERFGVVIRHKQLEGDNRALLRQDGVHLTDIGLDIFLSGLQDGIEQALLLMGGGRSHV; from the exons ATGAGTGACTCACTatcccttccccccccccttcaTGTTAATGGGCTATATAACGCTGGGTTATTTTCCTCTCCCCCTCCTTCCCTCATTTTCAGTGGGTCCCGGAGGTGCTTTTGTGCTGTCCGGATAGGAAGCATGGCAGACCCTCTTTTGGAGGCCCTGCGGTCTAGAATTGACAAAGAAGGTGAGCAGTGGTGGCTGTCCCTGGTTGCTGGACTCAATGCTCATCCCTCCAGCCCTGCGGGAGCGCTTTTAGCGCAACCCCCAGCAGCAGACATTCTCCTCACAGCACCCACAGTCAAACCCTCTGACCCACAAGTAGTCACTCACCAGGCGACGACAGCAGTCGACGGGCGAGGAGGCAGGCGGTCCGCACGGCGTTCCCGCCCTCCTGCACGCCTCAGGGAGAGCTCTCCTGTTCTGACAGGAAAATCACGACAGTGCCATGATAGGAGTAGACGCCCGCCCACAAAACTCCCGCCCTCACATCAGCTCTCAGCTATAGTAGCAGGGCCCTGCAGCAGGAGTGATTCACCTCAGGCAGTATTAACCCCTTCTGCCCTTCCCAGGCAGCCACAGCAGGTACCGTCCAGCCCTTGTAATACAGCTGTCATTACTGCTGTTCATTCTGAAGCCCCACATTCCAGCTCTGTGCCTGCTGTGATTGCTGTGGGGGGAAATCATAGTACACAGGCTTCAGGCTCCTCACGAGAGCAGATTAACCCTTTGCCTGTATCCACTAAAGATGTTGCCTCACAAGACTTACAAAAAAGTGTAACTTCTGTACATGATATAGTGTCAGCAGCTGGGGTTTTACAACACTTTTCTGCCCCTGCACAAGTTCCTCAGCATTATGAAGCTTTAACACCATCTGCCCCAATGTTATTTGACACTCAGCTTCATTCACAGCGTTTACCAACTGTTATTACTACCCCCATAGGTTCGCAACCGCAGCATGACAGTACCTTAGTGACCCATGCTCATGTTACACATTCGCACGAAAGAAGACACGACAGGCGTAAGCGCCGTAGGTCGTACTCAGCATCTTCCTCGTCCCCTCATTCACGCCGTAGCCACCGTACGTCTGACCAGCATAGGAGGCGTTCGGTTCACTCACATAGGAGATCAAGTTCACGTAGATATGCTAATTCTCGGTCCTCGAGGCGACGCTCACCATCATCTTCATATGAGATGTCCAGCGAGTCTGCGAGTCCTGATAGAGAGATTGGACCTGCCCGGGTCAGAAGAGAGTCTCAGGCAGCATCAAGGGTTTACAGCCCGGTCGAGCAGTGTGCACCTCCCGGGGCTTCAAGCCAAGGTCTCAATTTTTCATCTTCGTCTGCTGGAGCCGGAGTTCCTCCATCTATGGGAGTCCCTCCTCCAGTTGTTGGTTCTG GTTTTCAAGAACAGTTTTCCCAGCGCTCAACCGGTGGGCTTGCCTTGCCCCCTTTCTCTTTGGGAAACAGTGGCGAACAGTTGATGCCTCTGGTCCGTTCTTCAGTTGTCCCATCAACATGGCAGTCTTACG GTTCGGGCAGTCCAACTGTGTGGCTGTTAGGCCACTCCTACATATTTTGGGCTGGTCAAAGGGCTGAATTCCGCCCAGGCGGTAGGAACCTAGGCTTTCGAGGCCTGAATTTTTCTTGGCGGGGGATAAAAGGCTTACAGTGGCCGCAAGTTTTGCCTGAAATAGTGGATATCTCCAAAGAAGCCAGGAGTCCGGTAGTTCTTGTTTTACACGCCGGCGGTAATGACTTGTGTTCTTACAAAATTGCGGAGTTAATAACAATAATGAAGTCAGATATATCCCGTTTTCACAGCTTCTTTCAAGAACTTATATTTGTTTGGTCGGAAATAGTTCCTCGGTCGGTCTGGCATGGTGCCAGAGACGGCATGGCTATAGAGCGCACCAGGAGAACAATAAATGCCCGGATTTCGAAATTTGTTAGGGAAAGGTTTGGTGTTGTTATAAGACATAAGCAATTAGAGGGGGATAACAGAGCACTGTTAAGGCAAGATGGTGTACATCTTACAGATATTGGCCTAGATATCTTTTTATCAGGGCTACAAGATGGAATTGAGCAGGCTCTTTTGttgatgggtgggggtcggagtcatgTGTAA
- the LOC143815298 gene encoding uncharacterized protein LOC143815298 isoform X2: MSDSLSLPPPLHVNGLYNAGLFSSPPPSLIFSGSRRCFCAVRIGSMADPLLEALRSRIDKEGEQWWLSLVAGLNAHPSSPAGALLAQPPAADILLTAPTVKPSDPQVVTHQATTAVDGRGGRRSARRSRPPARLRESSPVLTGKSRQCHDRSRRPPTKLPPSHQLSAIVAGPCSRSDSPQAVLTPSALPRQPQQVPSSPCNTAVITAVHSEAPHSSSVPAVIAVGGNHSTQASGSSREQINPLPVSTKDVASQDLQKSVTSVHDIVSAAGVLQHFSAPAQVPQHYEALTPSAPMLFDTQLHSQRLPTVITTPIGSQPQHDSTLVTHAHVTHSHERRHDRRKRRRSYSASSSSPHSRRSHRTSDQHRRRSVHSHRRSSSRRYANSRSSRRRSPSSSYEMSSESASPDREIGPARVRRESQAASRVYSPVEQCAPPGASSQGLNFSSSSAGAGVPPSMGVPPPVVGSGFQEQFSQRSTGGLALPPFSLGNSGEQLMPLVRSSVVPSTWQSYGSGSPTVWLLGHSYIFWAGQRAEFRPGGRNLGFRGLNFSWRGIKGLQWPQVLPEIVDISKEARSPVVLVLHAGDASHSGI; encoded by the exons ATGAGTGACTCACTatcccttccccccccccttcaTGTTAATGGGCTATATAACGCTGGGTTATTTTCCTCTCCCCCTCCTTCCCTCATTTTCAGTGGGTCCCGGAGGTGCTTTTGTGCTGTCCGGATAGGAAGCATGGCAGACCCTCTTTTGGAGGCCCTGCGGTCTAGAATTGACAAAGAAGGTGAGCAGTGGTGGCTGTCCCTGGTTGCTGGACTCAATGCTCATCCCTCCAGCCCTGCGGGAGCGCTTTTAGCGCAACCCCCAGCAGCAGACATTCTCCTCACAGCACCCACAGTCAAACCCTCTGACCCACAAGTAGTCACTCACCAGGCGACGACAGCAGTCGACGGGCGAGGAGGCAGGCGGTCCGCACGGCGTTCCCGCCCTCCTGCACGCCTCAGGGAGAGCTCTCCTGTTCTGACAGGAAAATCACGACAGTGCCATGATAGGAGTAGACGCCCGCCCACAAAACTCCCGCCCTCACATCAGCTCTCAGCTATAGTAGCAGGGCCCTGCAGCAGGAGTGATTCACCTCAGGCAGTATTAACCCCTTCTGCCCTTCCCAGGCAGCCACAGCAGGTACCGTCCAGCCCTTGTAATACAGCTGTCATTACTGCTGTTCATTCTGAAGCCCCACATTCCAGCTCTGTGCCTGCTGTGATTGCTGTGGGGGGAAATCATAGTACACAGGCTTCAGGCTCCTCACGAGAGCAGATTAACCCTTTGCCTGTATCCACTAAAGATGTTGCCTCACAAGACTTACAAAAAAGTGTAACTTCTGTACATGATATAGTGTCAGCAGCTGGGGTTTTACAACACTTTTCTGCCCCTGCACAAGTTCCTCAGCATTATGAAGCTTTAACACCATCTGCCCCAATGTTATTTGACACTCAGCTTCATTCACAGCGTTTACCAACTGTTATTACTACCCCCATAGGTTCGCAACCGCAGCATGACAGTACCTTAGTGACCCATGCTCATGTTACACATTCGCACGAAAGAAGACACGACAGGCGTAAGCGCCGTAGGTCGTACTCAGCATCTTCCTCGTCCCCTCATTCACGCCGTAGCCACCGTACGTCTGACCAGCATAGGAGGCGTTCGGTTCACTCACATAGGAGATCAAGTTCACGTAGATATGCTAATTCTCGGTCCTCGAGGCGACGCTCACCATCATCTTCATATGAGATGTCCAGCGAGTCTGCGAGTCCTGATAGAGAGATTGGACCTGCCCGGGTCAGAAGAGAGTCTCAGGCAGCATCAAGGGTTTACAGCCCGGTCGAGCAGTGTGCACCTCCCGGGGCTTCAAGCCAAGGTCTCAATTTTTCATCTTCGTCTGCTGGAGCCGGAGTTCCTCCATCTATGGGAGTCCCTCCTCCAGTTGTTGGTTCTG GTTTTCAAGAACAGTTTTCCCAGCGCTCAACCGGTGGGCTTGCCTTGCCCCCTTTCTCTTTGGGAAACAGTGGCGAACAGTTGATGCCTCTGGTCCGTTCTTCAGTTGTCCCATCAACATGGCAGTCTTACG GTTCGGGCAGTCCAACTGTGTGGCTGTTAGGCCACTCCTACATATTTTGGGCTGGTCAAAGGGCTGAATTCCGCCCAGGCGGTAGGAACCTAGGCTTTCGAGGCCTGAATTTTTCTTGGCGGGGGATAAAAGGCTTACAGTGGCCGCAAGTTTTGCCTGAAATAGTGGATATCTCCAAAGAAGCCAGGAGTCCGGTAGTTCTTGTTTTACACGCCGGCG atgcAAGTCACAGCGGGATTTAA